In Gammaproteobacteria bacterium (ex Lamellibrachia satsuma), a single genomic region encodes these proteins:
- the prmB gene encoding 50S ribosomal protein L3 N(5)-glutamine methyltransferase: protein MQSLQTIADFIRWGASRFNEADLFFGHGTDNAIDEAAVLVLHALHLPPDFPGSWFQSRLTQAEQTDVTLLLLRRIDERLPAAYLTGEAWFAGLRFIVNEHVLVPRSPVAELVEHEFEPWIEAGRISRVLDLCCGSGCIGIAAAVYLPDAMVDLADISDQALQVVADNVAEHDLGDRVEVVQSDLFSALDGRQYDVIVCNPPYVSESEMNQLPEEYHREPRLGLTADEEGLALVARILREASSHLTSWGIIVIEVGSSAETLMARYPEIPFTWLEFERGGDGVFLFTAEELVRYRETF from the coding sequence ATGCAATCTTTGCAGACCATAGCCGACTTCATCCGTTGGGGCGCAAGTCGTTTCAATGAAGCGGATCTGTTTTTCGGGCATGGTACGGACAATGCGATTGATGAAGCTGCAGTGCTTGTGTTGCATGCGCTTCATCTGCCTCCCGATTTTCCCGGCAGCTGGTTTCAGAGTCGCCTCACCCAGGCGGAACAGACAGATGTCACCCTGCTGCTGCTGCGTCGCATAGATGAGCGTCTCCCAGCTGCCTATCTGACCGGTGAAGCCTGGTTTGCCGGGCTGCGGTTCATCGTCAACGAGCATGTACTGGTGCCCCGTTCTCCGGTTGCTGAATTGGTGGAGCATGAATTTGAACCCTGGATCGAGGCGGGTCGCATCTCCCGGGTACTCGATCTCTGCTGTGGTAGCGGCTGTATCGGCATTGCTGCAGCGGTCTATCTGCCGGATGCAATGGTGGATCTGGCGGATATTTCCGACCAGGCACTACAGGTGGTGGCGGACAATGTCGCGGAACATGACTTGGGTGATCGGGTCGAAGTCGTACAGTCTGACCTTTTTTCCGCCCTGGACGGCCGTCAGTACGACGTGATCGTATGCAATCCGCCTTATGTGAGTGAGTCAGAGATGAATCAGTTGCCGGAGGAGTATCACCGGGAACCCCGACTCGGATTGACGGCTGACGAGGAAGGGCTGGCGCTGGTCGCCCGGATTCTGCGGGAGGCCTCCAGTCATCTGACGTCCTGGGGTATCATAGTGATTGAAGTGGGAAGCAGCGCGGAGACGCTGATGGCACGCTATCCTGAGATTCCGTTTACCTGGCTCGAATTCGAGCGTGGTGGAGACGGTGTTTTTCTGTTTACAGCCGAAGAATTGGTCAGATATCGCGAGACGTTTTGA
- a CDS encoding Rrf2 family transcriptional regulator, translated as MRLSTKGRYAVTAMLDLALNGADGPVTLAEISENQGISLSYLEQLFASLRAKELVRGVRGPGGGYYLGRNADDISIANIICAVDEWVEFTRCGGRKNCSGGERCLTHSLWDDLSSEIFDFLTKISLGDLIRRGEHKKADKAAHLSVVNDEGSRAA; from the coding sequence ATGAGATTGTCAACAAAAGGTCGATATGCAGTTACCGCCATGTTGGATCTGGCACTGAATGGTGCAGATGGTCCGGTGACTCTGGCTGAAATTTCTGAAAATCAGGGTATTTCACTATCCTATCTGGAGCAGTTGTTTGCCTCTTTGCGTGCAAAAGAGCTCGTACGAGGTGTTCGCGGTCCTGGTGGCGGGTACTATCTCGGCCGCAATGCCGATGATATATCAATTGCAAATATCATTTGCGCTGTTGATGAGTGGGTGGAATTTACCCGCTGCGGCGGTCGTAAGAACTGCAGTGGAGGTGAGCGCTGTCTGACCCACTCCCTATGGGATGACTTGAGTAGCGAAATCTTCGATTTTCTGACCAAAATCTCCCTCGGCGATCTGATCCGGCGTGGGGAACATAAGAAAGCCGACAAAGCGGCACACTTGAGCGTCGTCAACGATGAGGGTTCCCGCGCGGCCTGA